One genomic region from Phorcysia thermohydrogeniphila encodes:
- a CDS encoding RHS repeat-associated core domain-containing protein, whose product MMRRLLAVIIVAFSVLLLNFTSSFSTEFSGAYINYPDPVIRQIDSLFEKGKFSEAKEIIERILAKPENYKPEEVAFAYLRLGLLYKYDANFDEAIRHYQKAIEISPDLKITNDAKTHLATVYFYLGRLDDAERLLREVLKNTKDERQIKFCNYWLRYIRKIKEYQSSFGPLSFSCGKGSLLAVVEKLNLPIRWEEIVKLSVSNKGISLAELKNFLERKGVKVKIVKAKLEELAKTSKPKIVLVKGKHYVVLLGKKGADVAYLDPAKGKKVLVENIKIFKKKFTGYALVFDEGNYKEVSPKLAKKLFGAYCWCCPPGELGGPDDNPNTEYESTDCGSSMGLPSILTNMATLNLVISDVDFRYRHYGIEFLLKRTYNADSPHVSIFGKGWSWYYGARLRKTPSGNVDYYTPTGRIVHFYYNESTGDFIPEYGFADRLWKEGDRYILYRKLDRLYWVFDDIGRLIEVRDRNGNYIRFEYQDDSVPFKPIKIVDSAGREILVEYNNLGYVSKIKTFDGITITYEYDERGHLIRNVDAYGTTVEYVYDRYGYLVELRLPNGTYKFHYYTTWEGYALTAIELPNGKVKRYGTWRSHYNTRVDYPDGTWVSYWNVYPGWTEEVFNAKGRIVLYGYNADGFRNVIVDARGNRVELSYDDRGNITRIQYADGTYEEFSYNEYDLPTRYRDRNGNEYQFNYDDRGNLVEIIYPDGLKTKFVYNDTGLPVKVINRGNKKVTLKYDEYGYPSEITLPSKRRWRFEYDIRGNLVKVTDAEGNAYEYTYDNLRRVIQVKDPQGNIYSLEYNHRNLVRYVDPLGGETTYFYDPLDLLTKVCKGENCYSYERNEAGRIVALIDYNGSRWEILRDIAGYPAGIKDPLGNVIRKEFDNNYRLLSVTLPRGEKITYTYDSTGRLVRVSYPDGNYEEFSYDGNGNVLEATNKNTTISIVYDILNRPVKLRDETLNLEVSYKYTREGWLKEIEYPGKFKVKYKYDKDGNVRKIKFKKGKIKYKYSKRGLLKEAKVGKVKLKYTYDERGLLTDVEIRGSKFGESYFEYKRDALGRVWGQKYVGPFEEIGFIEPFAFKNAQYDKASQLISFETTMGTENFEYDQLGNLIAWDGNCGRREYRYGYDNKLESVKIGEKEVKFYYTALGYRWKKEVGDKVYEYLYGVDGNLLYERIIYDGNIKEERYYIYIPGSLDRPVAMVVKKGKKYEVYYYIHNHQGSVVAVVDRKGRVVNVYDYWSDGNFRYIEEQIEQPFLYTGAYYDRETELYYLRARYYSPKLRRFIQRDPILFEGGINLYNYTGCNFVNYGDWQGKLPLPVTLVVVGAVVYKGYKFAKFTYKCYLCLSKLNSPEMVECKEKYSDPERCLNRNVASVSYEVLKHCYPKECDEGCMELLKWVYQASWKGGRF is encoded by the coding sequence ATGATGAGGAGGCTCCTTGCGGTAATAATCGTTGCTTTTTCTGTACTTCTTTTAAACTTTACTTCCTCCTTTTCTACGGAATTTTCAGGAGCTTATATTAACTATCCTGATCCTGTAATAAGGCAGATAGATTCGTTGTTTGAGAAGGGGAAGTTTTCAGAGGCAAAAGAAATCATAGAAAGAATCTTAGCAAAGCCTGAAAACTATAAACCGGAGGAAGTTGCCTTTGCCTATTTGAGGTTAGGATTACTGTATAAATATGATGCTAACTTTGATGAGGCTATTCGTCATTATCAGAAAGCGATAGAGATTTCTCCCGATTTAAAGATAACTAATGATGCAAAGACTCATTTAGCAACGGTTTATTTTTATTTAGGGCGTTTGGATGATGCTGAGAGGTTATTACGAGAGGTTCTTAAAAATACTAAGGACGAAAGACAAATAAAGTTTTGTAACTATTGGTTAAGATATATAAGGAAAATCAAGGAATACCAGAGTAGCTTTGGGCCTTTATCTTTTTCATGCGGAAAAGGTTCGCTTCTTGCTGTAGTGGAGAAGCTCAATTTGCCCATAAGGTGGGAAGAGATAGTCAAATTATCTGTGAGTAATAAGGGTATAAGCTTAGCTGAATTGAAGAACTTTCTTGAGAGGAAAGGAGTAAAAGTAAAGATTGTCAAGGCTAAATTAGAGGAATTGGCAAAAACTTCAAAACCTAAAATAGTACTTGTGAAGGGGAAGCACTATGTGGTTTTGTTGGGAAAGAAAGGAGCAGATGTAGCTTATCTTGATCCTGCCAAAGGAAAGAAGGTTTTAGTAGAAAATATAAAAATTTTTAAGAAGAAGTTTACAGGATATGCTTTAGTTTTTGATGAAGGAAACTATAAAGAAGTAAGTCCAAAATTAGCAAAAAAGTTGTTCGGAGCCTACTGTTGGTGTTGTCCACCGGGAGAGTTGGGAGGGCCGGATGATAATCCAAATACCGAGTATGAGAGTACAGATTGTGGAAGTTCAATGGGACTTCCGTCTATACTCACAAATATGGCCACTTTGAATTTAGTTATTTCTGACGTGGACTTTAGGTATAGACATTATGGAATAGAATTTCTACTTAAGAGGACTTACAATGCTGATTCACCCCACGTTTCAATTTTTGGTAAAGGTTGGAGTTGGTATTATGGAGCAAGGCTGAGGAAGACACCTTCGGGAAATGTAGACTATTACACTCCTACTGGAAGGATAGTTCATTTCTATTACAATGAAAGTACAGGGGATTTCATTCCTGAGTATGGTTTTGCTGATAGACTGTGGAAGGAAGGGGATAGATATATCCTTTATAGAAAACTTGATAGATTATACTGGGTTTTTGATGACATAGGTAGATTGATTGAAGTGAGGGATAGAAATGGAAATTACATAAGGTTTGAATATCAGGATGATAGTGTTCCTTTCAAGCCCATAAAAATTGTAGATTCGGCAGGAAGAGAAATACTTGTAGAGTACAATAATTTAGGATATGTAAGCAAGATTAAAACCTTTGATGGAATAACTATTACGTATGAGTATGATGAAAGAGGGCACTTAATAAGGAATGTAGATGCTTACGGGACAACTGTAGAGTATGTGTACGATAGGTATGGATACTTAGTAGAGCTAAGACTCCCTAACGGAACCTATAAGTTTCATTACTATACAACTTGGGAAGGATATGCTTTAACTGCCATAGAGTTGCCAAACGGGAAAGTTAAAAGATACGGAACGTGGAGAAGTCATTATAACACTCGTGTAGATTATCCTGATGGAACATGGGTTTCTTACTGGAACGTATATCCGGGTTGGACAGAAGAGGTGTTTAATGCAAAGGGTAGGATAGTTCTATACGGGTACAATGCGGATGGTTTTAGAAATGTGATAGTGGATGCAAGAGGGAATAGAGTTGAGCTGAGCTACGATGATAGAGGCAATATAACGAGGATTCAATATGCTGATGGTACGTATGAGGAATTTTCTTATAACGAATACGACCTCCCTACAAGGTACAGAGACAGGAATGGAAACGAGTACCAATTTAATTACGATGATAGAGGAAACTTAGTAGAGATAATTTATCCGGATGGCTTAAAAACTAAATTTGTTTATAACGATACTGGTTTGCCTGTAAAGGTAATAAATAGAGGAAATAAGAAAGTAACCTTAAAATACGATGAGTACGGTTACCCGTCAGAGATTACTTTGCCAAGTAAGAGGAGGTGGAGATTTGAGTATGATATACGGGGCAATCTCGTAAAAGTTACTGACGCTGAAGGGAATGCTTATGAATATACTTACGATAATTTACGTAGAGTGATTCAAGTCAAAGATCCACAGGGGAACATTTATTCCTTGGAGTACAATCACCGAAACTTAGTAAGGTACGTGGATCCTCTTGGGGGAGAAACAACGTACTTTTATGATCCTCTTGATCTTTTAACAAAGGTATGTAAAGGGGAGAACTGCTATTCTTACGAAAGAAACGAAGCAGGAAGGATAGTGGCATTAATTGATTATAACGGTAGTAGGTGGGAGATTCTAAGAGATATCGCTGGATATCCTGCAGGAATTAAAGATCCTTTGGGTAATGTTATACGGAAGGAATTTGATAACAATTATAGACTTTTGTCTGTAACGTTACCAAGGGGAGAAAAAATTACCTATACCTATGACAGTACTGGAAGATTGGTAAGGGTGAGTTATCCTGATGGAAATTATGAAGAATTTAGCTATGATGGGAACGGTAATGTCCTTGAAGCAACGAATAAAAATACAACGATTAGTATAGTTTATGATATTTTGAATAGACCGGTTAAGCTTAGGGATGAAACTCTTAACTTGGAGGTTTCTTATAAATACACTCGCGAAGGTTGGCTAAAGGAGATAGAGTACCCCGGCAAGTTTAAGGTTAAGTATAAGTATGACAAGGATGGGAATGTAAGGAAGATAAAGTTCAAGAAAGGGAAAATTAAGTATAAATATAGTAAAAGGGGTCTTTTAAAAGAAGCGAAAGTAGGAAAAGTAAAACTTAAATATACTTACGATGAGAGAGGTTTGCTGACTGATGTAGAGATAAGAGGAAGTAAGTTTGGAGAGTCCTATTTTGAATATAAACGTGATGCCTTAGGTAGGGTTTGGGGGCAGAAATACGTAGGACCTTTTGAGGAGATTGGTTTTATAGAACCGTTTGCCTTCAAGAACGCTCAGTATGATAAAGCATCTCAGCTTATAAGCTTTGAAACCACAATGGGTACGGAAAACTTTGAATATGACCAGTTGGGTAACTTGATAGCTTGGGATGGAAATTGTGGTAGGAGGGAATATAGGTACGGATACGACAACAAGTTGGAAAGTGTCAAGATAGGAGAGAAAGAGGTAAAGTTTTACTATACAGCTTTGGGATACCGTTGGAAGAAAGAGGTTGGAGATAAAGTTTATGAATACTTGTATGGAGTTGACGGTAACCTTCTTTACGAAAGGATTATTTATGACGGAAACATAAAAGAGGAAAGGTACTACATTTATATTCCGGGTAGCCTTGATAGACCGGTAGCTATGGTTGTTAAGAAGGGTAAAAAGTATGAGGTTTATTACTATATACACAACCATCAAGGTTCTGTTGTTGCTGTGGTTGACAGAAAAGGAAGAGTTGTGAATGTATATGATTATTGGTCGGATGGTAACTTCAGGTATATAGAGGAACAGATAGAGCAACCTTTCCTTTACACCGGTGCTTACTATGACAGAGAAACGGAACTTTACTATTTGAGAGCAAGGTACTATTCTCCAAAACTGAGAAGGTTTATTCAGAGGGATCCTATTCTATTTGAAGGTGGGATTAACCTTTACAACTATACAGGTTGTAATTTCGTTAACTATGGAGATTGGCAAGGAAAGCTTCCATTGCCAGTGACTCTAGTGGTAGTAGGAGCTGTAGTTTATAAAGGTTATAAGTTCGCTAAGTTTACTTATAAGTGTTATTTATGCCTTTCCAAGTTAAACAGTCCTGAAATGGTAGAGTGTAAAGAGAAATACAGTGATCCGGAAAGATGTTTAAATAGAAATGTTGCCTCTGTTTCCTATGAAGTTCTTAAGCATTGTTATCCTAAGGAATGTGACGAAGGTTGTATGGAACTACTTAAGTGGGTGTATCAGGCTTCTTGGAAGGGAGGAAGATTTTGA
- a CDS encoding DNA double-strand break repair nuclease NurA, with translation MGGDEARERALEELLSSVISAYEEDVHLDKKIEGYISLVPLLKKVFEESVEVKVGENSYTLSLESVDKEELLRLFEEKVKGKWLLAVDESQQSGDLILNQSYFFRGSLAYGLKVTNKEDEDREKILAVLSSFKVAEETYPLKDKLDLQTYIQNLLVTLYSLIVLIAKGEDVYGVFIDGPLIRDIHHFLFITFNREELLELFKLDPKLKEELGNEGWISKGFYSEFLGKNITVEVLAGGKLLDYILSSPAYEEVLELLSGRGHEEEKLRLTFSYYGGWEEVKKRKVIPGIVIYFFLLRLLSDLAREEGILVHGIVKASHRSKEFLRFYYSKAFTKLAERNLRFRYKLYGTGLFPVDEDKMLRFSERLKRGEISRVLLEEMSLTDDHLIAFCLDFKADRANFTLPVEIRRHRSKRANREEVFEIEKEFRVATAPYGSATTEEQTFWLERVLLDTILPQDTYKFYMLYLRTSELKFPLRVEFSAANLERAKEIASVVYLLSSVYRNYGIPVILKYADFLVRVSTRMIQRLSRGLLKDKLLKELMEVAESLEPGSQEIMKMLMYEFKRDFYTR, from the coding sequence TTGGGAGGGGATGAGGCCAGAGAGAGGGCTCTTGAAGAACTCTTAAGCTCTGTAATATCGGCCTACGAGGAAGATGTTCACCTTGACAAGAAAATAGAAGGTTATATTTCTCTTGTTCCCCTTTTAAAGAAGGTTTTTGAAGAAAGCGTTGAAGTGAAAGTAGGGGAGAATTCTTATACCCTTTCTCTTGAAAGTGTTGACAAGGAAGAGCTCTTAAGACTCTTTGAGGAAAAGGTCAAGGGTAAATGGCTTCTTGCTGTGGATGAGTCTCAGCAGTCTGGAGATCTAATATTAAATCAGAGTTACTTTTTTAGAGGAAGCTTAGCCTATGGCCTGAAAGTTACTAATAAGGAAGATGAAGACAGAGAGAAAATCTTGGCCGTTCTATCTTCCTTTAAGGTTGCGGAGGAAACCTACCCTTTAAAGGACAAACTTGACCTTCAAACCTACATTCAAAATCTGCTTGTTACTTTGTACTCTCTTATTGTCCTTATAGCAAAAGGTGAAGATGTCTACGGCGTTTTTATAGACGGTCCTCTGATAAGGGATATTCACCACTTTCTCTTTATTACTTTCAATAGGGAAGAACTTTTAGAGCTCTTTAAGCTTGACCCAAAGCTTAAAGAGGAACTTGGCAATGAGGGATGGATAAGTAAAGGTTTTTACAGTGAATTCTTAGGTAAAAATATAACGGTTGAGGTTCTTGCAGGGGGCAAGCTTCTTGATTATATCCTCTCCTCACCCGCCTATGAGGAGGTTCTGGAGCTCTTAAGTGGTAGAGGGCATGAAGAAGAAAAGCTCCGTCTAACTTTTTCCTACTACGGTGGTTGGGAAGAGGTAAAAAAGAGGAAGGTTATCCCGGGCATTGTGATTTACTTTTTCCTCCTTCGCCTCCTTTCAGACCTTGCAAGAGAAGAGGGAATACTCGTTCACGGTATTGTAAAGGCTTCCCACCGCTCTAAGGAATTTCTAAGGTTTTATTACTCAAAGGCTTTTACAAAGCTGGCCGAGCGTAACCTTAGATTTCGGTATAAGCTGTACGGGACTGGACTTTTCCCGGTTGATGAAGACAAGATGCTCAGGTTCTCTGAACGCTTAAAAAGGGGAGAGATTTCAAGGGTTCTACTTGAGGAGATGAGTTTAACCGATGACCATCTTATCGCTTTTTGTCTTGACTTTAAGGCTGACAGAGCAAACTTCACTCTGCCTGTTGAGATAAGGAGGCACAGAAGTAAGAGGGCTAACCGGGAGGAAGTTTTTGAAATTGAAAAGGAGTTTAGGGTAGCGACAGCACCTTACGGCAGTGCAACAACAGAAGAACAGACTTTTTGGTTAGAGAGAGTGTTGCTTGATACTATCCTTCCGCAAGATACTTATAAGTTTTACATGCTCTATTTACGAACTTCGGAACTGAAGTTTCCCCTTAGAGTGGAGTTCTCGGCAGCAAACCTTGAAAGGGCGAAAGAGATAGCTTCTGTTGTTTACCTTTTGAGTTCTGTCTACCGTAACTACGGAATTCCGGTAATCCTCAAGTATGCTGACTTTTTGGTTAGGGTCTCTACTCGGATGATTCAGCGTCTTTCTCGGGGACTCTTGAAAGACAAACTGCTTAAGGAACTCATGGAAGTAGCAGAATCGCTTGAGCCGGGTAGTCAAGAAATAATGAAAATGCTCATGTACGAGTTTAAGAGGGATTTCTACACAAGATAG